A genomic segment from Amygdalobacter nucleatus encodes:
- a CDS encoding extracellular solute-binding protein, producing the protein MATIKDIAEAAGVSHGTVSNVLNKRGNVSYAKIKLVEEIASQMGYVINEKASSLREGKTKILAVILPNISEAKYADLYSGINAFAEENNYKVRLFLTNEMLYIERAALKKIISLRAEWLLAVTSLNPDLSLYGDLEKNNISTIFLERSSNLPNSCSLSFDFADIARNFAKYIKLKRFSDPEIAVITESSDIPEQKIYCQALKEELNISESNIYENKQGNLSSACYEIFNSPINYKAIITSSEFLADKIRDIYVATKNIPEIYTISSLRPCQNPYYNCACLNYCKLGYVAASKITGGSLLSSNVNYLESSYYNYMQSATIVQHESTKLQLIAHSTPGVRALGHLLPKFKQKYNIDVEINLLSAKDIRKYIIEKNAWDICRVDPSEFSYLAPKYFACLTEIEACCSKRFADYIDLPEAYYNVSGSIYGLPFDIAVQMLFFQSDLFADMREQRAFLETTGHPLQIPKNFSEFTEICRFFSHKERAHSPVKFGTTLSPKQESSITTYFLPRLLSDCNLNYDARGLLNLQNTDVLKCLKDFIAFDAYSGNESVQNWSEITENFMQGQTATTIVFSNHASNFIRKAQSKINLEIAAATIPGAKPLLGGGSLAINRFSSNKAAAYKFIDWACSPSIASELVELGSSSACKIVYEQREILDCYPWLIYMRNNFKLGIRPTIACKKPQMISEADFETILGSHLMRVKKLQETPEEALKLTQLDLQDLYLKSFNRQ; encoded by the coding sequence ATGGCGACAATCAAAGATATAGCTGAAGCTGCAGGTGTTTCTCATGGTACTGTTTCTAATGTTCTTAATAAACGTGGGAACGTCAGTTATGCGAAAATTAAATTAGTAGAAGAAATAGCTTCGCAAATGGGTTATGTTATTAATGAGAAAGCAAGTTCTTTGAGAGAAGGAAAAACTAAAATACTTGCAGTAATTTTGCCTAATATTTCAGAGGCAAAGTATGCAGATCTGTATTCTGGAATAAATGCATTTGCCGAAGAAAATAATTATAAAGTGAGATTATTTTTAACTAACGAGATGCTATATATTGAGAGAGCTGCGTTGAAAAAGATAATTTCGTTACGTGCTGAGTGGCTTTTAGCCGTGACTTCATTGAATCCTGATTTAAGTTTATATGGTGATCTGGAAAAAAATAATATTTCTACTATTTTTTTGGAGAGAAGTAGTAATTTGCCCAATAGTTGTTCATTAAGCTTTGATTTCGCTGATATAGCACGGAACTTTGCAAAGTATATAAAATTGAAGAGATTTTCAGATCCTGAAATTGCTGTTATTACTGAAAGCAGTGATATACCTGAGCAAAAAATATACTGTCAGGCGTTGAAAGAAGAATTAAATATTTCAGAATCTAATATTTATGAAAATAAACAAGGTAATTTATCGTCAGCTTGCTATGAAATATTTAATAGTCCAATCAACTACAAAGCGATAATAACAAGTAGTGAATTTTTGGCCGATAAAATAAGGGATATATATGTAGCTACAAAAAATATTCCTGAAATATATACTATAAGCAGTTTAAGACCATGCCAAAATCCATATTACAATTGTGCTTGCCTCAATTATTGCAAGCTAGGATATGTTGCTGCTAGTAAAATTACTGGAGGCTCGTTGCTATCATCCAATGTTAATTATTTGGAAAGTAGTTATTATAACTACATGCAGTCGGCAACAATTGTGCAACACGAGAGTACGAAATTACAACTTATTGCGCACAGTACACCAGGCGTAAGAGCTCTTGGACATCTTTTGCCAAAATTTAAACAGAAATATAATATTGATGTTGAGATTAATCTTTTAAGTGCAAAGGATATTCGCAAATATATAATTGAGAAAAATGCATGGGATATATGTAGAGTAGATCCATCTGAATTTTCTTATTTAGCACCAAAATATTTTGCCTGCTTGACAGAGATAGAAGCTTGTTGTAGCAAAAGGTTTGCAGATTATATTGATTTACCAGAAGCTTACTATAATGTAAGCGGCAGCATTTATGGGCTACCTTTTGATATTGCTGTTCAAATGCTTTTTTTTCAAAGCGATTTATTTGCTGATATGCGTGAACAAAGAGCATTTTTAGAAACTACTGGTCATCCTTTACAAATACCTAAAAATTTTTCTGAATTTACAGAAATATGTAGATTTTTTTCGCATAAGGAAAGAGCACATTCGCCAGTTAAATTTGGTACAACGTTGTCGCCTAAACAGGAGTCATCGATTACAACTTATTTTTTGCCACGTTTATTGTCTGATTGTAATTTAAATTACGATGCTAGAGGCCTTTTGAATTTGCAAAATACTGATGTTTTGAAGTGCCTTAAAGATTTTATAGCTTTTGATGCTTATAGTGGAAATGAATCTGTGCAAAACTGGTCGGAAATAACAGAGAATTTCATGCAAGGGCAAACAGCTACAACTATTGTTTTTAGTAATCATGCATCAAACTTTATTAGAAAGGCTCAGAGTAAAATCAATTTAGAAATAGCTGCTGCAACTATTCCAGGTGCTAAACCGCTTTTGGGAGGTGGTTCGTTAGCTATAAACAGGTTTTCTTCTAACAAAGCAGCAGCTTACAAATTTATAGATTGGGCTTGTTCTCCAAGCATAGCAAGCGAGCTTGTTGAGTTAGGATCTAGTTCAGCTTGTAAAATTGTTTATGAACAGCGAGAAATACTGGATTGCTATCCATGGCTTATTTATATGCGTAATAATTTTAAGTTGGGAATAAGACCAACAATCGCCTGTAAGAAACCACAAATGATTAGTGAGGCTGATTTTGAAACAATTTTAGGTAGCCATTTAATGCGAGTGAAAAAACTACAGGAAACTCCTGAAGAGGCACTTAAATTAACTCAGTTGGATTTGCAAGATTTGTATCTAAAATCGTTTAATAGGCAATAA
- a CDS encoding ABC transporter permease produces MNSKFKRWELFLLVIIAAEFVIFGMANPKFLMPRILLSSVNDIISICIISLFVTLVMITGGIDIQVGSLVGLASITIGVFWQDFGFNIWVACLFAVAFSAICGAISGFFIGYVKVQAMIITLGGSFLYSGVALSISNLSKTASYKGISGFPESFLMLSKFRLFGVIPSQLIIFAFLTAILYVLLEKTKFGRKVFLVGVNENAARLSGINTNRIILLTYVLSAVSAAIAGIILTSYIGTSKSDIGATFTLPIITSVVLGGTLSSGGKGSVIGTALASVIIGLMRFGLPLCFKVNSQYLDIPLGLLLLVIIVGRSVFSNRTKFKLGNYLARKANN; encoded by the coding sequence ATGAATAGTAAATTTAAACGTTGGGAATTATTTTTACTAGTGATTATAGCAGCTGAATTTGTGATATTCGGTATGGCTAATCCAAAGTTTTTGATGCCTCGTATACTGTTGAGCAGTGTCAATGATATTATTTCAATTTGCATTATTTCTTTATTCGTAACACTGGTTATGATTACGGGTGGCATTGATATTCAAGTTGGATCATTAGTTGGCTTGGCTTCAATTACGATTGGCGTATTCTGGCAAGATTTTGGCTTTAACATTTGGGTTGCTTGCTTGTTTGCCGTTGCATTTTCAGCTATCTGTGGCGCTATTTCTGGCTTTTTTATCGGATATGTCAAAGTTCAGGCAATGATTATAACTTTAGGAGGTAGCTTCCTTTATTCAGGCGTAGCACTTTCTATTTCCAATTTATCTAAGACGGCTAGCTACAAAGGCATTAGTGGCTTCCCAGAGTCGTTTCTAATGTTGAGTAAGTTTAGGCTGTTTGGTGTAATCCCTAGTCAATTGATAATATTTGCTTTCTTGACGGCAATTTTATATGTGCTTTTGGAAAAAACAAAATTTGGCCGAAAGGTGTTTTTGGTTGGTGTTAATGAGAATGCCGCTAGGTTATCAGGTATAAATACAAATCGGATTATTTTGCTGACATACGTTTTATCAGCTGTTAGTGCGGCAATTGCTGGCATTATTTTAACTTCTTATATCGGTACAAGTAAGAGTGATATTGGTGCTACATTTACTCTGCCAATTATTACTTCTGTTGTGTTAGGCGGAACTTTAAGTAGTGGTGGTAAAGGTAGCGTAATAGGTACAGCTTTAGCGTCTGTGATTATCGGCTTGATGCGGTTTGGATTACCGCTATGTTTTAAGGTTAATAGCCAATATTTGGATATACCACTAGGTTTACTTCTATTGGTAATCATTGTTGGACGTTCTGTTTTTAGTAACAGAACTAAATTTAAGTTGGGAAATTATTTAGCTAGGAAAGCTAATAATTAG
- the lsrK gene encoding autoinducer-2 kinase: protein MKYLMALDAGTGSIRSVIFDENGQQIAVAQTEWTHLEDPRFPNSMNFDYHKNWDLCRNCIRQALQKSNIDPADLCAISTTCMREGIIIYNKNGEEIWACANVDARSEEVAAKLVLDNPELQKAVYKSSGQTYALSAIPRLLFIKEKQPEIYQQMAKIGMFNDWMIYKLTGQLIIEPSNGSTLGLINLQTRQWDYDIIKKFGIPTNCLPEIKEPGTVVGNIKADLAHDLGLDVNTKVIIGGGDAQLGCLGVGACKVGSAIVLGGSFWQYEYNTNSAHTDSDAKIRMNCYITPNLWQYEAIAFQPGMILKWFKNAFAFPFEALAKQNNESIYSYLENGAVKVPAGSNGMLGIFSDEMNFIAWRHAACSFIDFKADAAKYNIFTFYRALLENACMVTRGHINAVASLTGQKPNELIFANGASQSDLCCQILADVTNLPVKRPIVKEATALGAAILACYGCGLYNDLNACCEHLVQFEKTFYPQTENIKTYDKLYSKWRKVYATELDLSDKGITNYMWCAPGANQAINQNS, encoded by the coding sequence ATGAAATATTTAATGGCGCTCGATGCCGGTACTGGCAGCATTCGTTCTGTCATTTTTGATGAAAACGGGCAACAAATAGCAGTAGCCCAAACAGAATGGACTCATCTAGAGGATCCTAGATTTCCGAACAGCATGAACTTCGATTATCATAAGAATTGGGATTTATGCAGAAACTGCATTCGGCAAGCTTTGCAAAAATCAAATATTGATCCAGCAGATTTATGCGCCATTTCGACTACTTGCATGCGTGAAGGCATAATAATTTACAACAAGAATGGCGAAGAAATTTGGGCTTGTGCAAATGTCGATGCTAGAAGCGAAGAAGTGGCTGCTAAATTAGTATTAGATAATCCAGAGCTACAAAAAGCCGTGTATAAATCAAGTGGACAAACTTATGCCCTATCAGCCATTCCTCGCCTACTTTTTATAAAAGAAAAGCAACCAGAAATTTATCAACAGATGGCCAAAATCGGTATGTTCAACGATTGGATGATTTACAAATTAACAGGTCAATTAATCATCGAACCCAGCAACGGTTCCACTCTTGGTTTAATAAATTTGCAAACTCGTCAATGGGACTACGATATCATCAAAAAATTTGGTATTCCAACTAATTGTTTACCTGAAATTAAAGAACCAGGCACAGTTGTAGGTAATATTAAAGCTGATTTAGCTCACGATTTAGGTTTAGATGTTAACACCAAAGTTATAATCGGTGGAGGTGATGCACAATTAGGATGTTTAGGTGTGGGCGCTTGTAAGGTCGGTTCTGCCATCGTGTTAGGTGGTAGTTTCTGGCAATACGAATATAATACTAATTCAGCTCATACTGATTCAGATGCTAAAATACGCATGAATTGCTATATAACACCTAACTTGTGGCAATATGAAGCAATTGCTTTTCAGCCAGGTATGATCCTTAAGTGGTTTAAGAACGCCTTTGCTTTTCCTTTTGAAGCATTAGCCAAGCAAAATAATGAATCTATTTATTCTTACTTAGAAAATGGTGCCGTTAAGGTTCCTGCTGGTTCAAACGGTATGTTAGGCATTTTCTCCGACGAAATGAATTTCATCGCTTGGCGCCATGCTGCTTGTTCATTCATCGATTTTAAAGCTGATGCTGCAAAATATAATATATTTACATTCTATCGTGCTTTGCTCGAGAATGCTTGCATGGTTACACGAGGACATATCAACGCTGTTGCTTCTTTAACTGGGCAAAAGCCAAATGAACTTATTTTTGCTAATGGCGCAAGTCAAAGTGATCTTTGTTGTCAAATTTTGGCAGATGTTACCAATCTACCTGTAAAAAGGCCAATTGTTAAAGAAGCTACCGCACTCGGTGCCGCAATCTTAGCTTGCTATGGTTGTGGCTTATACAACGATCTCAATGCTTGTTGTGAGCACTTAGTACAATTTGAAAAAACATTCTATCCGCAAACAGAAAACATCAAAACATATGACAAGTTATATTCAAAGTGGCGTAAAGTCTACGCTACAGAGTTAGATTTAAGTGACAAAGGAATAACAAATTATATGTGGTGTGCCCCTGGCGCCAATCAGGCTATTAATCAAAATTCATAA
- a CDS encoding sugar ABC transporter ATP-binding protein, whose translation MEENSDSKVMLKVEGIYKSFGTNKVLKGIGLSVKAGEALALIGGNGAGKSTLVKIIMGLYKADQGSVQVDGKDMRLNSVSESLNSGIYMVPQEPLLFPHMTIEENVLIGIPGDRAELSKKLNDLLKKYKWDLDMKSLAQGISVAQQQIVELLRALLRNAGVLILDEPTGALTFDEVETLYKIIDELKKEGKALIYITHRMGEIFRVADNIAIMRDGIITISGKVTEFTEQDLIRGLLPDNATRDDEAKAEEKDGKLVGTGGNPERKGEPVLRLIDYSGYGFYKINLDIYEGEILGIAGVVGAGRTELATTIFGLQKALGGKAILAGKDITNLPTKEIVRSGINYVTEDRSVHGLFKIRSVVNNLCSALLICRTQKNNYFIDKKSEKQTTEEYVEKFRIKTDSIEQEVGNLSGGNQQKIMLARALSTKPKVIILDEPTRGIDAAARADIYRIISELKKSGVAIILISSDMEEIVSLSTRAVVICQGQLHSEYQRDEIGQEKLMIASFGVD comes from the coding sequence ATGGAAGAGAATAGTGATTCTAAAGTGATGCTAAAGGTAGAAGGCATTTACAAGTCGTTTGGCACTAATAAAGTCTTAAAAGGCATTGGACTGAGCGTTAAAGCTGGCGAGGCATTGGCTCTAATAGGCGGTAATGGAGCGGGAAAATCTACACTTGTAAAAATTATTATGGGCTTATATAAGGCTGATCAAGGCTCAGTGCAGGTTGATGGTAAGGATATGCGTTTGAATTCGGTGAGTGAGTCGTTAAATTCAGGCATTTATATGGTTCCACAGGAGCCATTACTTTTTCCACACATGACGATTGAAGAGAATGTATTGATTGGTATTCCAGGCGACCGTGCTGAGCTTAGCAAAAAGTTGAATGATTTGTTGAAAAAATATAAATGGGACTTAGATATGAAGAGCTTGGCTCAAGGCATATCTGTGGCGCAACAACAAATTGTTGAACTTTTAAGGGCGCTGTTGCGTAATGCTGGTGTTTTGATTTTAGATGAACCGACAGGTGCTTTGACATTTGATGAAGTGGAAACGCTTTATAAAATTATTGATGAATTAAAAAAAGAAGGCAAAGCGTTAATTTATATTACACACCGTATGGGTGAGATTTTTCGAGTTGCTGACAATATTGCAATTATGCGTGATGGCATAATTACGATTTCTGGTAAAGTAACTGAATTTACGGAGCAAGATTTAATTAGGGGATTGTTACCAGATAATGCTACTAGAGATGATGAAGCTAAGGCGGAGGAAAAAGATGGTAAGTTAGTGGGTACAGGAGGCAATCCTGAGCGAAAAGGTGAGCCGGTGCTCAGACTTATAGATTACAGTGGGTATGGATTTTATAAAATTAATTTAGATATATATGAGGGCGAAATATTGGGAATCGCTGGCGTTGTTGGTGCTGGTCGAACAGAATTGGCTACCACTATTTTCGGCTTGCAAAAAGCTCTTGGTGGAAAGGCTATTTTGGCTGGTAAAGATATTACCAATTTACCAACTAAAGAAATAGTTCGTTCGGGCATTAATTATGTAACTGAGGATAGAAGCGTGCATGGACTATTTAAAATTCGCTCAGTAGTAAATAATTTGTGTTCTGCACTTTTGATTTGCCGTACACAAAAAAATAATTACTTTATTGATAAGAAATCTGAGAAGCAAACGACGGAGGAATATGTTGAAAAATTTAGAATCAAGACCGATAGTATCGAGCAAGAAGTAGGCAATTTATCAGGTGGTAATCAGCAAAAGATAATGCTGGCTCGTGCTTTGTCTACAAAGCCGAAAGTTATCATTCTTGATGAGCCTACTAGAGGTATTGATGCTGCTGCACGTGCTGATATTTATCGAATTATAAGTGAACTTAAAAAATCAGGTGTAGCTATTATCTTAATTTCTTCAGATATGGAAGAAATAGTTTCACTGTCTACAAGAGCGGTTGTTATTTGTCAAGGCCAATTACATTCTGAGTATCAACGTGATGAAATTGGTCAAGAAAAATTGATGATTGCCTCATTTGGTGTTGATTAG
- a CDS encoding ABC transporter permease — MLKKIKSFKEIRSLACLILLFAVVGMVNPDFLATTSLLNCFNDSVVFTLLAVGIAFVIFTGEIDVSIGAVLGLAAAVSSSLLRDGYNLIIALLSAVLIGIIVGYINGYCVSYLKIPSLILTLATNGICRGLIYVYTHGSWVENLPAYFTGLSQFKLISELTAFYTVTLLIVLILDFYVKKTEKGRSFIAVGDNYNGAMLVGIKAKRVKLISYVLCGVLAAIAGVCYSSRIGFITPLAGNGYEMKAIAACVIGGASLVGGQGTLLGVAIGAVIMSSINRILVFIGLSSNYDNTITGILLITLVVADALLQKRSAHLLKCYKQKILVEHAEKSQSEVKH; from the coding sequence GTGTTAAAGAAAATCAAATCTTTCAAAGAAATTCGTAGCTTAGCTTGTTTGATTTTGCTGTTTGCAGTCGTTGGTATGGTTAATCCAGACTTTTTAGCTACGACTAGTTTGCTTAATTGCTTCAATGATAGTGTTGTATTTACACTTTTAGCAGTTGGTATTGCTTTTGTTATTTTTACAGGTGAGATTGATGTATCTATTGGTGCGGTTTTGGGCCTAGCAGCGGCTGTGAGTAGCAGCTTGCTAAGAGATGGTTATAATCTGATTATAGCGTTATTGAGTGCTGTGCTGATAGGTATAATTGTTGGCTACATTAATGGTTATTGCGTTTCTTATTTAAAGATACCTTCGCTAATTTTAACGTTAGCAACTAATGGTATTTGTCGTGGCTTGATCTATGTATATACGCATGGTTCATGGGTTGAAAATTTACCAGCATATTTCACAGGCCTCTCACAATTTAAACTTATATCTGAGTTAACCGCATTTTATACAGTAACGTTGTTAATTGTCTTAATTTTAGATTTTTATGTCAAAAAGACCGAAAAAGGTAGGAGCTTCATTGCTGTTGGAGATAATTATAACGGCGCTATGTTAGTCGGTATAAAAGCAAAAAGAGTCAAATTAATTTCATATGTTCTTTGTGGAGTCTTGGCTGCAATTGCAGGCGTATGCTATTCGTCCCGTATTGGTTTTATCACACCATTAGCAGGAAATGGTTATGAAATGAAAGCTATTGCAGCTTGTGTGATTGGTGGTGCAAGTCTTGTAGGTGGCCAGGGAACGCTTTTGGGTGTGGCCATTGGTGCTGTTATCATGTCGTCTATCAACAGAATATTGGTATTTATTGGTTTGTCATCCAATTACGATAATACAATAACTGGTATTTTATTGATTACCCTAGTCGTAGCAGATGCTTTGTTGCAAAAACGTTCTGCACATTTATTGAAATGCTATAAGCAGAAAATTCTTGTAGAACATGCAGAAAAAAGTCAATCGGAGGTTAAGCATTAA
- a CDS encoding cupin domain-containing protein, whose amino-acid sequence MFKLNETEKEYRFNNEGGPKYLMKGPRMKFAIVRFRPGEDFPAHYHEQMEENFYIMEGEIDIYINGHLNHLTKGDFIHVEPGEVHYCINRSSSPMRMVSTLAPYKEVDKVEVPDYPTYD is encoded by the coding sequence ATGTTTAAACTAAATGAAACCGAAAAAGAATATCGCTTCAACAATGAAGGAGGCCCAAAATATTTAATGAAAGGGCCTAGAATGAAATTTGCAATTGTGCGGTTTCGTCCTGGAGAAGACTTTCCTGCTCATTATCATGAGCAAATGGAGGAAAATTTTTATATTATGGAAGGAGAAATTGACATCTACATCAATGGCCATCTAAACCACCTGACTAAAGGTGACTTTATCCATGTCGAACCAGGCGAAGTACATTATTGTATCAATCGCAGTTCCAGCCCAATGCGTATGGTTTCAACGCTAGCTCCATACAAGGAAGTAGATAAAGTTGAAGTGCCAGATTATCCCACCTACGACTAA
- the lsrF gene encoding 3-hydroxy-5-phosphonooxypentane-2,4-dione thiolase, which produces MADTEGLKVAKNYHLDQAFANNKPFFVKGANALDWGMQKHLARIFNPKSKNTVMFAFDHGYFMGSTSGLERLDLLIPELQDAVDVFMGTRGALRSCVSPAFTNSIALRVTSGSSILNDDLSHEVVAVDIEDAIRMNADCLAVQTFIGADGQLSSLDNLSKCVNLGQRYSIPVMGVVAVGKQMERTSRFFKLATRMLAELGANIIKTYYCDNFDEVVAACPVPIVVAGGKKLPEKEALILAYKAISEGAHGLDMGRNIFQSEKPRTMAKAIGLIVHEGYTDEAAYEYYMTH; this is translated from the coding sequence ATGGCAGATACAGAAGGACTAAAAGTTGCAAAAAATTATCATCTTGATCAGGCTTTTGCTAATAACAAACCTTTCTTTGTGAAGGGTGCAAATGCGTTAGATTGGGGTATGCAAAAGCATCTTGCTCGTATTTTCAATCCTAAGAGCAAAAATACAGTGATGTTTGCTTTTGATCATGGCTATTTCATGGGCTCAACATCAGGCTTGGAACGCTTAGATTTATTAATTCCAGAGTTACAAGATGCAGTTGATGTTTTCATGGGCACACGTGGGGCTTTACGTTCTTGTGTTTCGCCAGCTTTCACTAATTCAATTGCCTTACGTGTTACTTCTGGCTCTTCAATCTTAAACGATGACCTTTCACATGAAGTGGTAGCAGTAGATATTGAAGATGCTATACGAATGAATGCTGATTGCCTAGCTGTTCAAACTTTTATTGGAGCTGATGGTCAATTAAGTAGCCTAGATAATTTATCTAAGTGCGTAAATTTGGGCCAACGTTACTCAATTCCTGTTATGGGCGTTGTAGCGGTTGGTAAGCAGATGGAAAGAACATCACGTTTCTTTAAATTAGCAACACGTATGCTAGCTGAATTAGGCGCAAATATTATTAAGACATATTATTGTGACAATTTTGATGAAGTTGTAGCAGCTTGCCCTGTGCCGATTGTAGTAGCTGGAGGTAAAAAATTGCCTGAGAAGGAAGCTTTGATATTAGCTTATAAGGCTATATCTGAGGGTGCACATGGCCTTGATATGGGACGTAATATTTTCCAAAGCGAGAAACCACGTACAATGGCTAAAGCAATAGGATTGATAGTACATGAGGGTTACACAGATGAAGCCGCTTATGAGTACTATATGACACATTAA
- a CDS encoding sugar-binding transcriptional regulator produces MEENKFMSFDEIIMTKVAWYYYIEGLTQQVIAERLGIPRVKVVKILEQARNYGIVQFSFWPNNTKRMQLEQDIINQYGLDDILIIPTPYKPNQINESIARAASMYIFNRLPSDGYINIGYGDTPSKVLNNLASMSEKALTCISLTGGVNYYLPDIRSTIFNAKLHLIPAPLVISTEEMAHAIKQENSIQTINRMIKFSGLSVVGIGAMNAEATILKSNILNRDDFTMLERQGAVGDLLCHFIDSEGKTVDSTIDKRLISTPLSELKSLSNVIGVAGGTEKVEAIKAVLKGHYINVLITDDETAQQLV; encoded by the coding sequence ATGGAAGAAAATAAATTCATGTCCTTTGACGAAATAATCATGACAAAAGTAGCTTGGTATTACTATATTGAAGGATTAACTCAGCAAGTAATTGCTGAAAGATTAGGCATTCCAAGAGTAAAGGTCGTTAAAATTTTGGAACAAGCCCGAAATTACGGTATTGTGCAATTCAGTTTTTGGCCTAATAATACTAAACGTATGCAATTGGAACAAGATATCATTAACCAATATGGTTTAGATGATATTTTAATCATCCCAACACCTTATAAGCCCAATCAAATTAATGAAAGTATTGCTCGTGCAGCTTCAATGTATATTTTTAATCGTTTACCTAGTGACGGTTATATCAACATAGGTTACGGTGACACTCCTAGTAAGGTACTAAATAATTTAGCAAGTATGAGTGAAAAGGCTTTAACTTGTATATCGTTAACAGGTGGCGTGAATTACTATTTACCAGATATTCGCTCCACAATTTTCAATGCAAAATTGCATTTGATTCCAGCACCACTTGTAATTTCTACCGAAGAGATGGCACATGCAATTAAACAAGAGAATTCAATTCAAACTATCAATCGAATGATTAAATTTTCAGGTTTATCTGTCGTCGGTATAGGCGCAATGAATGCCGAAGCAACTATCCTAAAATCAAATATTTTAAATAGAGATGACTTTACCATGTTAGAAAGACAAGGAGCCGTAGGCGATTTGCTCTGTCACTTTATTGATTCAGAAGGTAAAACCGTTGATTCAACTATTGACAAGCGATTGATTTCAACACCTTTATCTGAATTAAAATCTCTTAGCAACGTAATAGGTGTAGCTGGAGGTACGGAAAAAGTTGAAGCAATTAAAGCCGTTTTAAAAGGCCACTACATCAACGTTCTGATAACAGATGATGAAACAGCACAACAATTAGTTTAG
- a CDS encoding substrate-binding domain-containing protein — MKKLLSVGLSLVLALSFVGCSKQQNQPKQSEKKNSEAAETKAEKTENAEKAAGGQKDVKDIKGKTVVFVPKLTGNAFFESANNGAQRFSKEWGFTVDYQGSSNASVADQVQVINNAIATGADAICVSSVDSTGLDAALKEATSKGLTVVTWDSDVSSSARTLMVSQGTPELLGKMLADMGADSLQKRGKDPKKDKIKYCWHYSQATVSDQNSWQVAGEAYIKKNFPNWENIAPDNYYSEQDAEKAVSIGASILEAHPDVDLIICNDSTALPGQCKAAQNAKKTKKDITITGFASPNSIRDYCKADVIEQWGLWDCEIQGALGCYMAAYLSAGNEVKVGDKINVPGIGEVEVMPNNCLVPDDKTADKNNGVVLLPERAVFNKENVDKYNF, encoded by the coding sequence ATGAAAAAGCTGTTGTCAGTTGGGTTAAGTTTGGTCTTGGCTTTGTCATTCGTTGGATGTTCGAAGCAACAAAATCAACCTAAGCAGTCGGAAAAAAAGAATTCAGAAGCTGCTGAGACAAAGGCAGAGAAGACGGAGAATGCAGAGAAGGCTGCAGGTGGTCAAAAAGACGTCAAAGATATTAAGGGGAAGACGGTTGTATTCGTACCTAAATTGACGGGTAATGCATTCTTTGAATCAGCTAACAATGGTGCTCAACGATTCTCAAAAGAATGGGGATTTACTGTTGATTATCAAGGAAGTTCAAATGCAAGTGTTGCTGACCAGGTTCAGGTCATTAACAATGCGATTGCAACAGGTGCGGATGCTATTTGCGTATCATCTGTTGACTCGACTGGTTTGGATGCTGCTCTGAAAGAGGCTACATCAAAAGGTTTAACAGTAGTTACATGGGACTCAGATGTTTCGTCCTCTGCTCGTACGTTGATGGTTTCACAAGGTACGCCTGAATTGCTTGGCAAGATGTTAGCTGATATGGGTGCTGATTCTTTGCAAAAGCGTGGTAAGGATCCTAAGAAAGATAAAATTAAGTATTGTTGGCATTATTCACAAGCAACAGTTTCTGACCAAAACTCATGGCAGGTAGCTGGCGAAGCTTATATTAAGAAGAATTTCCCAAATTGGGAAAATATTGCTCCAGACAACTATTATTCTGAGCAAGATGCTGAAAAGGCCGTAAGTATTGGTGCATCTATCTTGGAAGCTCATCCTGATGTCGACCTAATTATCTGTAACGATTCAACTGCTTTGCCAGGTCAATGTAAAGCTGCACAAAATGCTAAGAAGACTAAAAAAGATATTACTATCACAGGCTTTGCTTCTCCAAATTCAATTCGTGACTATTGCAAGGCTGATGTCATTGAGCAATGGGGACTTTGGGATTGTGAAATTCAAGGTGCTTTAGGTTGTTACATGGCTGCTTATTTGTCAGCTGGCAACGAAGTAAAAGTAGGTGACAAGATTAATGTTCCAGGCATCGGCGAAGTCGAGGTTATGCCAAACAATTGTTTAGTACCAGATGACAAGACAGCTGATAAGAATAATGGTGTCGTTCTTTTGCCTGAACGTGCTGTGTTTAATAAGGAGAATGTAGATAAGTACAATTTCTAA